In one Sandaracinaceae bacterium genomic region, the following are encoded:
- a CDS encoding sigma 54-interacting transcriptional regulator has product MAEKRTVKFDDEGRSRLTVRTIEVGVMDGPDEGVTFVTETDELTIGSAKGNGLVLTDPTVSRYHAELKLSDEGIVVRDHASTNGTFVGPVRIHDAVLPPGTVLRVGRTTLRVGAGKSVDIELLPEDRLGHLLGRSESMRRLMLQVRKVARTEAPSLIVGESGTGKELIASAIHDLGPRTKGPFVTVDCGAMSPNLVASELFGHERGAFTGADRQHIGAFERANGGTIFLDEIGELPPELQPNLLGALERKRFRRVGGRTDIDVDVRIVAATNRDLRAEVNEGRFRLDLYYRLAVVTLRVAPLPRAARRSAAADRALPGGVRAQRAGGRGVRRRAHGQPAGASLARERARAAQPGGGHAGHGRGAPARDLRAARRRRRAQRHAQQREARYGLPAGRAAGARPRVQRGARAGPAGLRGALPQALAREVGRERGQGRARGQDGSLAPVPPLVSA; this is encoded by the coding sequence GTGGCAGAAAAGAGAACAGTCAAATTCGATGACGAAGGGCGCTCGCGGCTCACCGTCCGGACCATCGAGGTGGGCGTCATGGACGGCCCCGACGAGGGTGTCACCTTCGTCACCGAGACCGACGAGCTGACCATCGGGAGCGCCAAGGGCAACGGGCTGGTGCTCACGGACCCCACCGTCTCGCGCTACCACGCCGAGCTGAAGCTGAGCGACGAGGGCATCGTGGTGCGCGACCACGCGTCTACCAACGGCACCTTCGTGGGGCCCGTGCGCATCCACGACGCCGTGCTCCCGCCGGGCACCGTGCTGCGCGTGGGCCGCACCACCCTGCGTGTGGGGGCCGGCAAGAGCGTGGACATCGAGCTGCTGCCCGAGGACCGCCTGGGCCACCTGCTGGGCCGCAGCGAGAGCATGCGGCGGCTCATGCTGCAGGTGCGCAAGGTGGCCCGCACCGAGGCGCCCAGCTTGATCGTGGGCGAGAGCGGCACCGGCAAGGAGCTCATCGCCAGCGCCATCCACGACCTCGGGCCGCGCACCAAGGGCCCGTTCGTCACGGTGGACTGCGGCGCCATGTCGCCCAACCTGGTGGCCAGCGAGCTCTTCGGCCACGAGCGCGGCGCGTTCACCGGGGCAGACCGCCAGCACATCGGGGCGTTCGAGCGCGCCAACGGCGGCACCATCTTCCTGGACGAGATCGGCGAGCTGCCGCCCGAGCTGCAGCCCAACCTGCTGGGGGCCCTCGAGCGCAAGCGCTTCCGGCGTGTGGGCGGCCGCACCGACATCGACGTGGACGTGCGCATCGTGGCGGCCACCAACCGCGACCTGCGGGCCGAGGTGAACGAGGGGCGCTTCCGGCTGGACCTCTACTACCGCCTGGCCGTGGTGACGCTGCGTGTGGCGCCCCTGCCGCGAGCGGCTCGAAGATCTGCCGCTGCTGATCGAGCACTTCCTGGTGGAGTGCGGGCACAACGGGCCGGTGGAAGAGGTGTTCGACGACGCGCTCATGGCCAGCCTGCGGGCGCATCGCTGGCCCGGGAACGTGCGCGAGCTGCGCAACCTGGTGGAGGCCACGCTGGCCATGGGCGAGGCGCACCTGCCCGAGACCTTCGAGCCGCTCGACGGCGAAGAAGAGCTCAGCGCCACGCGCAGCAGCGTGAGGCCCGTTACGGGCTACCTGCTGGACGTGCGGCCGGCGCTCGACCTCGCGTACAAAGAGGCGCGCGCGCTGGTCCTGCAGGACTTCGAGGGGCACTACCTCAAGCACTGGCTCGAGAAGTCGGGCGGGAACGTGGCCAAGGCCGCGCGCGAGGCCAAGATGGATCGCTCGCACCTGTTCCACCTCTTGTGTCGGCATGA
- a CDS encoding serine/threonine protein kinase: MTSANPRLPRVGELLGERYRIERALARGGMGVVYEALDEGLGRRVAVKVLPPFARADQAHTRFLRECRLTASVHHPNVIPIYDAGFHEERVPYLVMERLEGTTLGKQVKAHGPLSVSGSLRVTVGVCAALEAAHAREVLHRDVKPANVFLTAPPGERVVLFDFGLSLDASRRTRITDQGVVVGTPAYMAPEQVLGRFVDARADVFGAGTVAYRALTGQRHVPDGLREITEVFDAIVHQPIIPPRQHNPRVPEHVEAVVLRALAKSPEQRFQSAQALRVALEEALAEHVARHGSSAQGG; the protein is encoded by the coding sequence ATGACCTCCGCTAACCCACGCCTGCCGCGGGTGGGGGAGCTCTTGGGGGAGCGCTACCGCATCGAGCGCGCGCTCGCCCGCGGCGGCATGGGGGTGGTCTACGAGGCGCTCGACGAGGGGCTCGGCCGGCGCGTGGCCGTGAAGGTGCTGCCGCCGTTCGCGCGGGCCGACCAGGCGCACACGCGGTTCCTGCGCGAGTGTCGGCTGACGGCCAGCGTGCACCACCCCAACGTCATCCCCATCTACGACGCCGGGTTCCACGAAGAGCGCGTCCCGTATCTGGTCATGGAGCGCCTCGAGGGCACCACGCTCGGGAAGCAGGTGAAGGCGCACGGGCCGCTGTCGGTCAGCGGGTCGCTGCGGGTCACCGTGGGCGTCTGCGCAGCGCTCGAGGCGGCGCACGCGCGGGAGGTCCTGCACCGTGACGTGAAGCCCGCCAACGTGTTCCTCACCGCGCCGCCCGGCGAGCGCGTGGTGCTCTTCGACTTCGGCCTCAGCCTCGATGCGTCGCGGCGCACGCGCATCACGGACCAGGGCGTGGTGGTGGGCACGCCCGCCTACATGGCCCCGGAGCAGGTGCTCGGGCGCTTCGTGGACGCGCGCGCCGACGTGTTCGGCGCCGGCACCGTGGCCTACCGGGCGCTCACGGGGCAGCGCCATGTGCCCGACGGGCTGCGCGAGATCACGGAGGTCTTCGACGCGATCGTGCACCAGCCCATCATCCCGCCGCGTCAGCACAACCCGCGCGTGCCCGAGCACGTGGAGGCGGTGGTGCTGCGCGCGCTGGCGAAGTCTCCCGAGCAGCGCTTCCAGTCGGCACAGGCGCTGCGCGTGGCGCTCGAAGAGGCCCTGGCAGAGCACGTGGCGCGCCACGGCAGCTCTGCCCAGGGAGGCTGA
- a CDS encoding OmpA family protein gives MKVDISRIPSLPRAYPAKALVLVIALAALGVAAPARADHGRFNLHLDIGGGLVVAGDTRPGDGIGAGGGAGYLGADLVLAQPIALEVLFGMGRFNKPFPGTLDGSPSYRAVLAGIRYRVLEDSSGYATGGGSVAGGLWLSAHVGWHDFDGPQFGFDVGIGYELSVARPLSLGVFARLTTMMAGNTAGADAILLIGITGSVAIQVYGGPADADRDGLSDSQEASRGTDPNRSDSDGDGILDGVEVDAGYDPLLTDTDHDGLNDGVEDADHDGELDPGESDPLLVDTDGGGVNDLDEATTAGMSSQDPRDDDTDQDGVANPYDRCPETPTDRAVDTTGCPTGRTRTTPIPTPVPATGGPAPIAAVMEFEGIRFATGSARILDESEPTLQQALAVLEGSPTVRVEVAGHTDDQGREATNMRLSQERAQAVHDWLVEHGIDAARLTVRGYGPREPIAPNDTAEGRARNRRIEFRRID, from the coding sequence ATGAAGGTGGACATCAGCCGTATCCCATCCTTGCCTCGCGCGTATCCGGCGAAGGCGCTGGTGCTCGTCATCGCGCTCGCTGCGCTGGGGGTGGCCGCGCCCGCACGGGCAGACCACGGCCGCTTCAACCTGCACCTCGACATCGGCGGGGGTCTGGTGGTCGCGGGGGACACGCGCCCCGGTGACGGAATCGGCGCGGGCGGCGGCGCGGGCTACCTGGGCGCAGACCTGGTGCTGGCCCAGCCCATCGCGCTCGAGGTGCTGTTCGGCATGGGGCGCTTCAACAAGCCGTTCCCGGGCACGCTCGACGGCTCTCCCAGCTACCGGGCCGTTCTGGCCGGCATCCGCTACCGCGTGCTCGAAGACAGCTCCGGCTACGCCACGGGCGGAGGCAGCGTGGCGGGTGGCCTGTGGCTCTCCGCGCACGTGGGGTGGCACGACTTCGACGGGCCGCAGTTCGGCTTCGACGTCGGCATCGGCTACGAACTCTCCGTCGCGCGGCCGCTGTCGCTCGGCGTGTTCGCTCGCCTCACCACCATGATGGCCGGCAACACCGCCGGGGCGGACGCCATCCTCCTCATCGGCATCACGGGCTCCGTGGCCATCCAGGTCTACGGCGGCCCGGCCGACGCCGACCGCGACGGCCTATCGGACTCCCAAGAAGCCAGCCGCGGCACGGACCCCAACCGCTCCGACTCGGACGGCGACGGCATCCTCGACGGCGTCGAGGTGGACGCGGGCTACGACCCGCTGCTCACCGACACCGACCACGACGGCCTGAACGACGGCGTGGAGGATGCCGACCACGACGGCGAGCTGGACCCCGGTGAGAGCGACCCGTTGCTGGTGGACACCGACGGCGGCGGCGTGAACGACCTGGACGAAGCCACCACGGCCGGCATGAGCTCGCAGGACCCGCGCGACGACGACACCGATCAGGACGGCGTGGCCAATCCCTACGACCGCTGCCCGGAGACTCCGACCGACCGTGCGGTGGACACCACGGGCTGCCCCACCGGCCGCACGCGCACCACGCCCATCCCCACGCCCGTCCCTGCGACCGGGGGCCCCGCGCCCATCGCCGCCGTCATGGAGTTCGAAGGCATCCGCTTCGCGACCGGCAGCGCGCGCATCCTGGACGAGTCCGAGCCCACCCTGCAGCAGGCGCTCGCCGTGCTGGAGGGGAGCCCCACCGTGCGCGTGGAGGTGGCCGGGCACACCGACGACCAGGGCCGCGAGGCCACCAACATGCGCCTGTCCCAAGAGCGCGCGCAGGCCGTGCACGACTGGTTGGTGGAGCACGGCATCGACGCCGCGCGCCTCACCGTGCGGGGCTACGGGCCGCGCGAGCCCATCGCCCCCAACGACACGGCCGAGGGCCGCGCGCGCAACCGGCGCATCGAGTTCCGCCGCATCGACTGA
- a CDS encoding HTTM domain-containing protein, whose translation MSAPSTPSGAFDRYFFGPVDLLRPYLLTRALLALLAFDCWLELVPHGARYGVGGFNVAHFAFLDALLPLPTAPLYVGSVLLAGWLALTMALVGPTRVGMAALTTLYTLAWSSSLLDTYQHHYLLSLLLLAMTCFPSITLRDALGGSLHDDPDDPSARVPHESWGFVSFCVSCAIVYFYTAVTKTNADWRDGHAIARLAGHTDAARSMLAFAAEHDVTPAVFWSGFAKSAIAIQLVIAVGFVLAPVFDRLPRVRARRVLAFWVLAPLSFHAGAAHMDLKIGWFTEYMLLVASIVFLPRELLAGLLYALSAPARALDAWLTAEEPTRALIVASAVVTAAGVLGVFALTDLPGGMGAGVLAAVAAVALVLALGLHVHGHRARALSAALSGLLAGGLLLLALVESDVRFDYYRNAGGDARRLASAEQPQLYLDALEHYTKAKRYYPPAYREFWMDWDRDAAARVARGEAPPDEQRAHASGAPPRNRDRQLAELESTVEDLRSRGLLPPDEGSRP comes from the coding sequence GTGAGCGCGCCCAGCACACCGAGCGGCGCCTTCGACCGCTACTTCTTCGGGCCCGTGGACCTGCTGCGGCCCTACCTGCTGACGCGCGCGCTGCTGGCGTTGCTGGCGTTCGACTGCTGGCTCGAACTGGTGCCGCACGGCGCGCGCTACGGCGTGGGTGGCTTCAACGTGGCGCACTTCGCGTTCCTCGACGCGCTCTTGCCGCTGCCTACGGCCCCACTCTACGTGGGCAGCGTGCTGCTGGCGGGTTGGCTGGCGCTCACCATGGCGCTGGTGGGCCCCACGCGTGTGGGCATGGCCGCGCTGACCACGCTCTACACGCTGGCTTGGTCGAGCAGCCTCCTCGACACCTACCAGCACCACTACCTGCTCTCGCTGCTGCTGCTCGCCATGACGTGCTTCCCGTCCATCACGCTCCGAGACGCGCTCGGCGGCAGCCTGCACGACGACCCGGACGACCCGAGCGCGCGAGTCCCGCACGAGAGCTGGGGGTTCGTGTCGTTCTGCGTGAGCTGCGCCATCGTCTACTTCTACACGGCGGTGACCAAGACCAACGCGGACTGGCGTGACGGCCACGCGATCGCGCGCTTGGCCGGCCACACCGACGCTGCGCGCTCCATGCTGGCGTTCGCGGCCGAGCACGACGTCACCCCTGCGGTCTTCTGGAGCGGGTTCGCGAAGAGCGCCATCGCCATTCAGCTGGTCATCGCGGTGGGCTTCGTGTTGGCGCCGGTGTTCGACCGCTTGCCGCGCGTGCGCGCGCGCCGCGTGCTGGCCTTCTGGGTGCTGGCCCCGCTGTCGTTCCATGCCGGCGCAGCGCACATGGACCTCAAAATCGGGTGGTTCACGGAGTACATGCTGCTGGTGGCCAGCATCGTGTTCCTGCCGCGCGAGCTGTTGGCGGGGCTGCTGTACGCGCTCAGCGCGCCGGCACGTGCGCTCGATGCGTGGCTCACGGCGGAGGAGCCCACGCGCGCCTTGATCGTGGCCAGCGCCGTCGTGACCGCAGCGGGTGTGCTGGGCGTCTTCGCGCTGACCGACCTGCCCGGAGGGATGGGCGCCGGGGTGCTGGCCGCGGTCGCCGCCGTCGCGCTCGTGCTCGCGCTGGGGCTGCACGTCCATGGGCACCGCGCGCGCGCGCTGTCCGCTGCGCTCTCGGGGCTGTTGGCGGGGGGCCTCTTGCTGTTGGCGCTGGTGGAGAGCGACGTGCGCTTCGACTACTACCGCAACGCGGGCGGCGACGCGCGCCGGCTCGCCTCGGCGGAGCAACCGCAGCTCTACCTGGACGCGCTCGAGCACTACACCAAGGCCAAGCGCTACTACCCGCCGGCCTACCGCGAATTCTGGATGGACTGGGATCGCGACGCGGCCGCCCGGGTGGCCCGTGGCGAGGCCCCGCCCGACGAGCAACGCGCGCATGCCAGCGGTGCGCCGCCGCGAAACCGTGACCGCCAGCTGGCCGAGCTCGAGAGCACGGTGGAGGACCTGCGCTCGCGCGGCCTGCTCCCACCCGACGAGGGGAGCCGTCCATAA